From Methanosphaera sp.:
TTATGGGATTGCCATTTCTTATACTTGAATATGGTGTAGGATATCATCTTAGAGATTCACTTTCAAATATACTAAAAAGAATTAAGCCATACCTTGAAGTTGTAGGATGGTTTATACTGTTAATTGTATTTTTAATACTTACATACTACCTTGTTATTGTAGGATGGGATGTTATATATCTGGCACTTAGCTTCTTTAAAGGCTGGGGTGCAGATCCTAACATGTTCTTTAGTAATAATATTGTTGTAGGAGGAGATGATCTTAATTCTATCACATCATTTGTACTACCAATGTCTCTTATAACAATACTTCTATGGATTGTATTATGGTATACATCATGTAAGTCAATAGATAGAATTGAAAAAATAGTAAAATCATTAATACCACTTCTTTTCTTGTTAATGGCATTTATTGTATTTTATTCACTTACACTACCAGGACATATGATAGGACTTCAAGCATTATTTAGACCTAAATGGGAACTTCTCTCAGATCCATCAATATGGGTTGCAGCCTTTGGACAGGTACTATTTTCACTTTCAATGGGTCTGTCAATTGCAATAACATATGCAAGTTATCTACCTGATGAGAGTGAAATTACAGGTAATGTAGTTGCTGTTGCATTTTCAAATTCATTTTTTGAATTATTTACAGCAATTGGAGTATTTTCAATTCTTGGATATATGTCACTTCAAAGTGGACTTCCAATAGATCAGCTTGCAACAAGTGGAGCAGGACTTTCATTTATTGTGTTCCCACAGGTATTTAATGTAATGGGTAATAGTGCATATATTCTTGGACCTGTATTTTTCCTATGTATATTCTTTGCAGGTTTAACATCACTTATTTCATTATTTGAAACAATGAGAAATGCACTTTCAATGAAGTTTGGATTTACAAGACGTAAATCATCAACAATACTAACAATTTTTGGACTTGTAATATCACTTGTTTATACAACAGGATCAGGAAGTTTCATACTTACAATAGCAGATGCATTCCTTAATAATATGGCATTAATACTTGGTGTAATACTTCAAGCTGTGATCTTTGGATGGATGTATGGTGTTGAAAAACTAATTCCTGCAATAAATAAGAATTCA
This genomic window contains:
- a CDS encoding sodium-dependent transporter — protein: MGNSDDQIQGQQKTRWNSRFAFLMAMIGSAVGLGNIWRFNYVLYSQGGGAFLIPYITAIIVMGLPFLILEYGVGYHLRDSLSNILKRIKPYLEVVGWFILLIVFLILTYYLVIVGWDVIYLALSFFKGWGADPNMFFSNNIVVGGDDLNSITSFVLPMSLITILLWIVLWYTSCKSIDRIEKIVKSLIPLLFLLMAFIVFYSLTLPGHMIGLQALFRPKWELLSDPSIWVAAFGQVLFSLSMGLSIAITYASYLPDESEITGNVVAVAFSNSFFELFTAIGVFSILGYMSLQSGLPIDQLATSGAGLSFIVFPQVFNVMGNSAYILGPVFFLCIFFAGLTSLISLFETMRNALSMKFGFTRRKSSTILTIFGLVISLVYTTGSGSFILTIADAFLNNMALILGVILQAVIFGWMYGVEKLIPAINKNSKLKVGKTWTAVIKYILPVILSLLWICEVIDVITFDDINVLIIQIIIAAILIIAPIVLTKLPAKDENSTPKID